One window of the Lactococcus lactis genome contains the following:
- a CDS encoding 2-dehydropantoate 2-reductase: MRITIAGAGAMGSRFGLMLHKGGNEVTLIDGWPEHVKAIKEHGLRANYNGEELTAHLSVELQSEISSKEKTDLIILFTKAMQLDKMLQDIKPLIDEHTKVLCLLNGIGHEDTIEKYVSKNNIFIGNTMWTAGLEGPGKAKLFGDGSVELQNLISGEEETAKKLAEILSESGLNAKYSNNIHYSIYRKACVNGTMNGLCTILDTNMAGLGETKPAHDMVVTIVNEFAAVAKFENVNLDIAEVVQHVETCFDPSTIGLHYPSMYQDLIKNNRLTEIDYINGAVSRKGKKYKVATPYCDFLTQLVHSKEELLKAK; the protein is encoded by the coding sequence ATGAGAATTACAATTGCCGGTGCAGGAGCGATGGGGAGTCGTTTTGGTTTAATGCTTCATAAAGGTGGCAATGAAGTAACCCTTATAGATGGATGGCCTGAACACGTTAAAGCGATTAAAGAGCATGGTTTGCGAGCTAATTACAATGGAGAAGAACTCACCGCTCATCTATCGGTTGAGTTACAATCTGAGATTTCTTCTAAAGAAAAAACAGATTTAATTATTTTGTTTACAAAAGCCATGCAATTAGATAAGATGCTACAAGATATTAAACCATTAATTGACGAGCATACCAAGGTACTTTGCTTACTAAATGGAATTGGTCACGAAGATACTATAGAAAAATATGTTTCGAAAAATAATATCTTTATTGGTAATACTATGTGGACTGCTGGATTAGAAGGTCCAGGTAAAGCTAAATTATTTGGTGATGGTTCGGTTGAGCTACAAAATCTTATTTCAGGTGAGGAAGAAACAGCTAAAAAGTTAGCAGAAATATTATCAGAATCGGGACTGAATGCTAAATATTCTAACAATATTCATTATTCTATTTATAGAAAAGCTTGTGTTAATGGAACAATGAATGGACTTTGTACTATTTTAGACACTAATATGGCCGGATTGGGTGAAACAAAACCAGCACATGATATGGTTGTTACTATTGTTAATGAATTTGCAGCAGTAGCAAAATTTGAGAATGTAAACCTTGATATTGCTGAAGTAGTTCAGCACGTTGAAACCTGTTTTGATCCATCCACAATTGGATTACATTACCCTTCTATGTATCAGGATTTGATTAAAAATAATCGATTGACAGAGATTGACTACATTAATGGGGCTGTTTCACGTAAAGGTAAAAAATATAAGGTAGCCACACCTTATTGTGATTTCTTAACACAATTAGTTCACAGCAAAGAAGAGTTATTAAAAGCAAAATAA
- a CDS encoding Spx/MgsR family RNA polymerase-binding regulatory protein, protein MIKLFSSTNCSSSKKMKQWLITNKLEFEEISILENTLLKKDILRILSLTETGVEEIISKRSSAYKKLSKIIDFDALTLNSLVELIVQNQKLLRRPLVVDEHRLQVGYNEDDIRKFLTRKVRQLGMMTAIENVRIWDQAK, encoded by the coding sequence ATGATTAAATTATTTTCTTCGACAAACTGTAGCTCAAGTAAAAAAATGAAACAATGGTTAATTACAAACAAATTAGAATTTGAAGAAATAAGTATCTTAGAAAATACTTTATTAAAAAAAGATATTTTAAGAATACTCTCATTAACAGAAACTGGAGTAGAGGAAATTATCTCTAAAAGAAGTAGTGCTTATAAAAAACTATCAAAAATCATTGATTTTGATGCGCTCACTCTAAATTCACTTGTAGAGTTAATTGTTCAGAATCAAAAATTACTGCGTCGTCCACTTGTGGTGGATGAACATAGGTTGCAAGTAGGCTATAATGAAGATGATATTCGTAAATTTCTTACACGAAAAGTCAGGCAGCTTGGCATGATGACCGCTATTGAAAATGTTCGAATTTGGGATCAGGCAAAATAA